One Candidatus Deferrimicrobium sp. genomic window carries:
- a CDS encoding acetate--CoA ligase family protein — protein sequence MLDALFRPKAVAIIGASTKELSIGNVIIRNLQEYGYRGEIYPINPTAPEVRGIKAYKSLDEIPGKVDLAHIIIPAKLVPQAIEDCGRKGVKAAVINSAGFSEMGEEGAKLQALFLANARKYGVRVFGPNCQGIINTDPALKAYCNFTFTYPEPGSVSVVALSGGVGALLMQGLFDLGVGMRMYASNGNACDVSIPEILRYWGDDAGCKAIVLYTEGFSDPKEFLDVAREIAAKKPVLAMKAGRTVQGAKAASSHTGSLAGVDIATELIFEKTGILSFGDEEEMSRAAMAFATQPIPAGNRVGIITNTGGPAVIATDVLVAAGLDVPKLSEASIARLKTTQLPQAALENPIDVVATAGGTEFRAAMDVLLDDDGVDSIFMNFVTAPFTDTHAVAREIAAVSALGRKPIVCNFMTDLSQERYRITMRILKEGGVPFYANPTAAARALGALARYGRLKRRDIGRPETPSGVEAATAASIVERARKSGRGVLSATDVYTIFEAYGIPVAGWKVVDTAAAAVAAADAIGYPVVVKADSEAIDHKSDMGGVAANLKDAAAARAAVEGMRGRLGATGALRFLVQKFLPGGRELIVGASVSRGLGHLVMFGLGGIYVEVLKDVAFKIAPVTRVEAREMLTSIKTKALLDGMRGEKGIDKEKVIDLILRVSQLLTDLPMIQEMDLNPILAFENAVYAVDGRIRI from the coding sequence ATGCTGGACGCGCTGTTTCGGCCGAAAGCGGTCGCCATCATCGGAGCCTCCACAAAGGAACTGTCGATCGGAAACGTCATCATCAGGAACCTCCAGGAGTACGGCTACCGGGGGGAGATCTACCCGATCAATCCCACGGCGCCGGAGGTCCGCGGCATCAAGGCGTACAAGTCGCTGGACGAGATCCCGGGAAAGGTCGATCTCGCGCATATCATCATCCCCGCCAAGCTCGTTCCGCAGGCGATCGAGGATTGCGGAAGGAAGGGGGTCAAGGCGGCCGTCATCAATTCCGCCGGCTTCAGCGAGATGGGCGAGGAGGGAGCGAAGCTCCAGGCTTTGTTCCTCGCCAATGCGAGGAAGTACGGCGTCCGGGTGTTCGGCCCGAACTGCCAGGGGATCATCAACACCGATCCCGCGCTGAAGGCGTATTGCAACTTCACCTTCACCTACCCGGAGCCCGGCTCGGTCTCGGTGGTGGCATTGAGCGGAGGGGTCGGCGCCCTGCTCATGCAGGGGCTGTTCGACCTGGGCGTCGGCATGCGGATGTACGCCTCCAACGGCAACGCCTGCGACGTCTCCATCCCGGAGATCCTCCGCTATTGGGGGGACGACGCGGGGTGCAAGGCGATCGTCCTTTACACGGAGGGATTCTCCGACCCGAAGGAGTTCCTCGACGTCGCCCGGGAGATCGCGGCGAAGAAGCCGGTGCTGGCGATGAAGGCCGGACGCACCGTCCAGGGCGCCAAGGCGGCCTCGTCCCACACGGGCTCCCTGGCGGGGGTGGACATCGCCACCGAGCTGATCTTCGAAAAGACCGGCATCCTCTCCTTCGGGGACGAGGAGGAGATGTCCCGGGCGGCCATGGCGTTCGCCACCCAGCCGATCCCAGCGGGGAACCGGGTCGGGATCATCACGAACACCGGCGGGCCGGCCGTCATCGCCACCGACGTCCTCGTTGCCGCCGGACTCGACGTCCCGAAGCTTTCCGAGGCGTCGATCGCGCGGCTCAAGACGACCCAGCTCCCCCAGGCCGCCCTCGAGAACCCGATCGACGTCGTGGCCACCGCCGGCGGCACCGAGTTCCGCGCCGCCATGGACGTGCTCCTGGACGACGACGGCGTGGACAGCATCTTCATGAACTTCGTCACCGCCCCCTTCACCGACACCCACGCCGTGGCGCGGGAGATCGCGGCGGTCAGCGCGCTGGGGAGGAAGCCGATCGTCTGCAACTTCATGACGGATCTCAGCCAGGAGCGGTACCGGATCACGATGCGGATCCTAAAAGAGGGCGGCGTCCCCTTCTACGCGAACCCCACGGCGGCCGCCAGGGCCCTCGGCGCCCTCGCGCGGTACGGACGCCTCAAGCGCCGGGATATCGGCCGGCCGGAAACGCCGTCCGGCGTGGAGGCCGCCACGGCGGCATCGATCGTCGAGCGGGCGCGAAAAAGCGGCCGCGGCGTCCTCTCCGCGACCGACGTCTACACGATCTTCGAAGCGTACGGGATCCCCGTCGCCGGCTGGAAGGTCGTGGATACAGCCGCCGCGGCCGTCGCGGCTGCCGACGCGATCGGCTACCCGGTCGTGGTCAAGGCCGACTCGGAAGCGATCGATCACAAGAGCGACATGGGCGGGGTCGCCGCCAACCTCAAGGACGCCGCCGCGGCCCGCGCCGCCGTCGAGGGGATGCGGGGCCGGCTGGGAGCGACCGGCGCGCTCCGCTTCCTCGTCCAGAAATTCCTCCCCGGGGGGCGCGAGCTGATCGTCGGCGCCAGCGTCTCGCGGGGGCTCGGCCATCTCGTGATGTTCGGGCTCGGCGGGATCTACGTCGAGGTGCTGAAGGACGTGGCCTTCAAGATCGCGCCGGTCACCCGGGTGGAGGCCCGGGAGATGCTCACCTCGATCAAGACGAAGGCGCTGCTCGACGGGATGCGGGGAGAGAAGGGGATCGACAAGGAGAAGGTGATCGACCTGATCCTGCGCGTCTCGCAGCTGCTCACCGACCTCCCGATGATCCAGGAGATGGACCTCAACCCGATCCTCGCCTTCGAAAACGCGGTGTACGCGGTCGACGGCCGGATCCGGATTTGA
- a CDS encoding thiolase family protein, whose amino-acid sequence MLTKAYIPYRGYYSTPFVRWQGSLANEHSIVLGANTSRRFFESKGWDPKMIEYVLVGSTVYQKQWFYSGPWAAGMMGAAGVPGVLVSQACSTSTFAVYQAGMGIETGLFGNGWCLLADRCSNGPHASWPNPSGPGGQMISEDWVMDNFGKDPWAGGAMIQTAENVSKEHGVTREECDAITLRRQEQYRDGLANDREFQKRYMFPVEVTLSKKKTITVAADEGVFPSTKEGLAGLRPVLPDGAHTYGTQTYPADGNCGVLVTTREKAKELSADPKMEIRIVSFGFARTKKAFMAAAVAPSAQMALDNAGIKTADLGAIKTHNPFAANDLVMAKVMGIDAIGMNNFGSSLIFGHPQAPTGARLMIEGIEELAMKGGGYLLFSGCAAGDTAASIVFKVG is encoded by the coding sequence GTGCTGACGAAAGCGTATATCCCGTACCGTGGGTACTACAGCACCCCATTCGTGCGCTGGCAGGGATCGCTGGCCAACGAGCATTCGATCGTCCTCGGGGCGAACACCTCCCGGCGGTTTTTCGAGTCGAAGGGGTGGGATCCGAAGATGATCGAGTACGTCCTGGTCGGCAGCACCGTCTACCAGAAGCAGTGGTTCTACAGCGGCCCCTGGGCCGCGGGGATGATGGGCGCCGCCGGGGTTCCCGGCGTCCTCGTCAGCCAGGCGTGCTCGACCTCCACGTTCGCCGTCTACCAGGCCGGCATGGGGATCGAGACGGGGCTCTTCGGCAACGGCTGGTGCCTCCTCGCCGACCGCTGCTCCAACGGCCCCCACGCATCCTGGCCCAACCCGAGCGGTCCCGGCGGCCAGATGATCTCCGAGGACTGGGTGATGGACAACTTCGGGAAGGACCCGTGGGCGGGCGGCGCGATGATCCAGACTGCGGAAAACGTGAGCAAGGAGCACGGCGTGACCCGCGAAGAGTGCGACGCGATCACCCTCCGCCGTCAGGAGCAGTACCGGGACGGGCTCGCGAACGACCGGGAGTTCCAGAAACGGTACATGTTCCCCGTCGAAGTCACGCTCTCCAAGAAGAAGACGATCACCGTCGCGGCCGACGAGGGGGTCTTCCCTTCCACCAAGGAGGGATTGGCCGGATTGAGGCCCGTCCTTCCCGACGGTGCGCACACGTACGGCACCCAGACGTACCCGGCCGACGGCAACTGCGGTGTCCTCGTGACCACCCGGGAGAAGGCGAAGGAGCTGAGCGCCGACCCGAAGATGGAGATCCGGATCGTCTCCTTCGGGTTCGCCCGGACGAAAAAGGCGTTCATGGCGGCCGCCGTCGCGCCTTCCGCGCAGATGGCCCTCGACAACGCCGGGATCAAGACCGCCGACCTCGGCGCGATCAAGACGCACAACCCCTTCGCCGCCAACGACCTGGTCATGGCGAAGGTGATGGGAATCGACGCGATCGGCATGAACAACTTCGGCTCCTCCCTCATCTTCGGCCATCCGCAGGCGCCCACGGGGGCCCGCCTCATGATCGAGGGGATCGAGGAGCTGGCGATGAAGGGGGGAGGGTACCTGCTCTTCTCAGGCTGCGCCGCGGGCGATACGGCGGCCTCCATCGTCTTCAAGGTCGGCTGA
- a CDS encoding 2-hydroxyacyl-CoA dehydratase family protein → MAEEKKATRKKIHAADLMNKIMADYFYGLNEAATTGKRKVAWCTSVGPAELLQALGFAVHFPENHAAMLGATRTSTDLIPAANAIGYSPDICSYLTADIGAYLKGFTPLAKAYPGIQSVPKPDVLVYNTNQCRDVQDWMAWYSRKLGVPSIGVTSPKNVDEVTDAHIDDVTRQIEALIPTLEGIAGVKLDMDRLREAASLARECTELWKQVLETAIASPSPITFFDETIHMAPAVVLRGTQQAIDYYKVLLAELEQRIRDGVGAVDGESSRIYWEGMPVWGRLRQHSELFANLKSTVLASTYCSSWIFPSFDWNDPIRSMAKAYLELFIVRSDRYKEKYIKGMIEKFRIDGIIYHDAKTCPYNSNSRYGLPGRVEADTGIPSLVISGDLNDLRLISDEQTKTNIEAFIEQIAEGR, encoded by the coding sequence ATGGCTGAAGAGAAGAAGGCGACGCGAAAGAAGATCCATGCCGCCGACCTGATGAACAAGATCATGGCGGACTACTTTTACGGGTTAAACGAGGCGGCCACCACCGGGAAACGGAAGGTCGCGTGGTGCACCAGCGTGGGCCCGGCGGAACTGCTCCAGGCGCTCGGATTCGCCGTCCACTTCCCGGAAAACCACGCCGCCATGCTCGGCGCGACGCGGACGTCGACCGACCTCATCCCGGCGGCGAACGCGATCGGCTATTCGCCCGACATCTGCTCGTATCTCACGGCCGACATCGGTGCGTACCTGAAGGGGTTTACCCCGCTCGCCAAGGCGTACCCGGGAATTCAGTCCGTGCCGAAGCCCGATGTCCTTGTCTACAACACGAACCAGTGCCGCGATGTGCAGGACTGGATGGCCTGGTACTCGAGGAAGCTCGGGGTCCCCTCGATCGGTGTCACATCTCCCAAAAACGTCGACGAGGTGACCGACGCCCACATTGACGACGTCACCCGGCAGATCGAGGCGCTGATCCCCACGCTCGAGGGGATCGCCGGGGTGAAACTCGACATGGACCGGCTGAGGGAGGCGGCCTCCCTTGCGCGCGAGTGCACGGAGCTTTGGAAGCAGGTCCTCGAGACGGCCATCGCCTCCCCCTCCCCGATCACCTTCTTCGACGAGACGATCCACATGGCGCCGGCGGTCGTCCTCCGGGGGACGCAGCAGGCGATCGACTACTACAAGGTCCTGCTCGCCGAACTCGAGCAGAGGATCCGGGACGGCGTGGGAGCGGTCGACGGGGAGTCCTCGCGGATCTATTGGGAAGGGATGCCCGTGTGGGGCCGCCTGCGGCAACACTCCGAGCTGTTCGCGAATCTCAAGTCGACCGTGCTGGCCTCCACCTACTGCAGCAGCTGGATCTTCCCGTCCTTCGACTGGAACGACCCGATCCGGAGCATGGCAAAGGCGTACCTCGAACTGTTCATCGTCCGCTCCGACCGGTACAAGGAGAAATACATCAAGGGGATGATCGAGAAGTTCCGCATCGACGGGATCATCTACCACGACGCGAAAACGTGCCCCTACAACTCGAACAGCCGGTACGGCCTCCCCGGTCGGGTGGAGGCCGATACCGGCATTCCTTCGCTGGTCATCTCCGGCGATCTCAACGACCTTCGCCTGATCTCCGACGAGCAGACGAAAACGAACATCGAAGCGTTCATCGAGCAGATCGCGGAGGGGAGGTAA